The following are from one region of the Sulfurimicrobium lacus genome:
- a CDS encoding D-alanyl-D-alanine carboxypeptidase family protein: MKRLLLILAALFFSTLAAAEQVLPLPPAPPIAARAYLLADFPSGRLLVQQGANDRIEPASLTKLMTAYLTFSALKQGRLKMDQVLPVSERAWKTEGSRMFIEMNRPVTVVELIQGMIVQSGNDACIALAEGVAGSEEVFASMMNQQALRLGMKNTHYMNATGLPHAQHYTTAYDLSLLVAAIIRDFPEYFKFYSMREYRYNNITQPNRNRLLWLDPTVDGMKTGHTESAGYCLIATAKRDPMRLISVVLGTTSDHLRATESQKLLNYGFQFFEGKRLYAKNQTISNLPVWKGSEKTLKAGLSQDLLITLPKGYYSRIKATVTSKQPLLAPISAGQVVGAIHLTLDDKPFADYPLVALENVAVGNIFGRALDTIKLWFK; this comes from the coding sequence ATGAAACGCCTGTTGCTGATTCTCGCCGCACTGTTCTTCTCCACCCTGGCCGCCGCCGAGCAAGTCCTGCCGCTCCCGCCCGCACCGCCCATCGCCGCGCGCGCCTACCTGCTCGCCGACTTCCCGAGCGGGCGCCTGCTGGTGCAGCAGGGCGCCAACGATCGCATCGAGCCCGCGTCGCTGACCAAGCTGATGACGGCCTATCTGACCTTCTCCGCGCTCAAGCAGGGCCGCCTCAAGATGGACCAGGTGTTGCCGGTTTCGGAGCGTGCCTGGAAAACCGAGGGTTCGCGCATGTTCATCGAGATGAACCGGCCGGTCACGGTTGTGGAGCTGATCCAGGGCATGATCGTACAGTCCGGCAACGACGCCTGCATTGCGCTGGCGGAGGGCGTGGCGGGAAGCGAGGAAGTGTTCGCCTCGATGATGAACCAGCAGGCCTTGCGTCTGGGCATGAAAAATACCCATTACATGAACGCCACCGGCCTGCCGCACGCGCAGCACTACACCACGGCTTACGACCTTTCCCTGCTGGTGGCGGCAATCATTCGCGACTTCCCCGAGTATTTCAAGTTTTACTCGATGAGGGAATACCGCTACAACAATATCACCCAGCCTAACCGCAACCGCCTGCTGTGGCTCGATCCCACGGTGGACGGCATGAAAACCGGCCATACCGAATCCGCCGGATACTGCCTGATCGCCACCGCCAAGCGCGACCCGATGCGGCTGATCTCGGTTGTGCTGGGAACGACCTCCGACCATTTGCGCGCAACCGAAAGCCAGAAACTACTCAACTACGGCTTCCAGTTCTTCGAAGGCAAGCGCCTTTACGCCAAAAACCAGACCATCTCCAACCTGCCGGTTTGGAAAGGCAGCGAGAAGACGCTCAAGGCTGGTCTCAGCCAGGATCTCCTGATCACCCTGCCCAAAGGCTACTACAGCCGCATCAAAGCTACGGTGACCAGCAAACAGCCCTTGCTTGCGCCGATTTCCGCAGGCCAGGTGGTCGGTGCAATCCATCTCACGCTGGACGACAAGCCCTTCGCCGATTACCCGCTGGTGGCACTGGAAAATGTGGCGGTGGGGAATATCTTCGGGCGTGCGCTGGATACCATCAAGCTGTGGTTCAAATAG
- a CDS encoding PA4780 family RIO1-like protein kinase — translation MKIPKRLQPLVEDGLVDEVVRQLMSGKEAMVFVVRCGDEVRCAKVYKEANKRSFRQSVDYTEGRKVKNSRQARAMEKGSRYGRKAQEEAWQSAEVDALYRLAAAGVRVPKPHNFHEGVLLMELVTDDNGNAAPRLNDVVLTEELAREYHHALLQQVVRMLCAGVVHGDLSEFNILVGSEGPVIIDLPQAVDAAGNKHASSMLERDVSNLANYFGQFAPELRDTDYGKEIWALYESGELHIEVKLTGLFEHSEKPADLGGVMREINAALAAEAARQRPQETEQ, via the coding sequence ATGAAAATTCCAAAAAGACTCCAGCCGCTGGTCGAAGACGGCCTGGTCGACGAGGTCGTCCGGCAACTCATGAGCGGCAAGGAGGCGATGGTCTTCGTGGTTCGCTGCGGGGACGAAGTGCGTTGCGCCAAGGTGTACAAGGAAGCCAATAAACGCAGTTTCCGCCAGAGCGTGGATTACACCGAGGGCCGCAAGGTCAAGAACAGCCGCCAGGCGCGTGCCATGGAGAAGGGCTCGCGCTATGGCCGCAAGGCCCAGGAGGAGGCGTGGCAGAGCGCCGAGGTGGACGCCCTGTACCGCCTCGCCGCCGCCGGCGTGCGCGTGCCGAAGCCGCATAATTTCCACGAGGGCGTGCTGCTCATGGAGCTGGTGACCGACGACAACGGCAATGCCGCCCCGCGCCTCAACGATGTGGTGCTGACGGAAGAACTGGCGCGCGAATACCACCACGCCCTGCTGCAGCAGGTCGTGCGCATGCTGTGCGCCGGCGTGGTCCACGGCGACCTGTCCGAGTTCAACATCCTGGTCGGCAGCGAAGGGCCGGTCATCATCGACCTGCCGCAGGCCGTCGACGCTGCGGGCAACAAACACGCGAGCAGCATGCTGGAGCGCGACGTGAGCAACCTGGCGAACTACTTCGGCCAGTTCGCGCCCGAGTTGCGGGACACCGACTACGGCAAGGAAATCTGGGCGCTGTACGAGAGCGGCGAGCTGCATATCGAAGTCAAGCTGACCGGTCTTTTCGAGCACAGCGAAAAGCCGGCCGATCTCGGCGGCGTGATGCGGGAGATCAATGCCGCACTCGCCGCAGAAGCTGCGCGCCAGCGTCCGCAGGAAACGGAGCAGTAG
- a CDS encoding FAD-dependent monooxygenase, whose amino-acid sequence MLSHVDVLIIGGGPAGAALALALQESDRTVMVLEAQDDFPRPADPRALALSYGAKILLQRLGVWDSIEGATPIETIHISQRGGFGRALLTAAESGVDALGYVVNYSALSTALHQALRQANPLYLTGAVVSSVKSTPGFGVAEFEHGGRQLEVTASLLVLADGGRSLAQVSGVERHVVDYDQTAVICHVTAERPRRHVAFERFTSFGPMALLPSGAGYDLVWTARPDEAEALLQLDDSAFLAKLHERFGDRLGAFTSAGKRASFPLSLKYARPVTAQRMALIGNAAQAMHPVAGQGFNLGLRDAWELGEEILNTPHAEIGGPAMLQHYREGRRRDTGGSILFTDLLVRLFSNDYAGVGLGRGLGLAALDLLPAAKRLVARKMIFGAKG is encoded by the coding sequence ATGCTTAGCCACGTAGACGTACTCATCATCGGTGGCGGACCTGCCGGCGCGGCACTGGCGCTCGCGCTGCAGGAAAGCGACCGCACGGTGATGGTGCTGGAAGCCCAGGACGATTTTCCCCGCCCCGCCGACCCGCGCGCGCTGGCCTTGTCCTACGGCGCGAAAATCCTGCTGCAGCGCCTCGGGGTGTGGGACAGCATCGAGGGCGCGACGCCGATCGAGACCATACACATTTCGCAGCGCGGCGGGTTCGGGCGGGCGCTGCTGACCGCTGCCGAAAGCGGCGTGGACGCGCTGGGTTACGTGGTCAACTACTCCGCGCTCAGCACCGCCCTGCACCAGGCGCTGCGCCAGGCCAACCCGCTGTATCTGACCGGCGCCGTGGTAAGCAGCGTGAAATCCACGCCCGGATTCGGCGTAGCGGAGTTCGAACACGGCGGACGACAGCTCGAAGTGACCGCCAGCCTGCTGGTGCTCGCCGACGGCGGGCGCAGCCTGGCCCAGGTGTCCGGCGTGGAACGGCACGTGGTGGATTACGACCAGACTGCGGTGATCTGCCACGTCACCGCGGAACGTCCGCGCCGCCATGTCGCCTTCGAACGCTTCACGTCGTTCGGGCCGATGGCGCTGCTGCCTTCCGGCGCGGGTTACGACCTGGTGTGGACCGCCCGGCCGGACGAAGCGGAAGCCCTGCTGCAACTCGACGACAGCGCTTTCCTCGCCAAGCTGCACGAACGCTTCGGCGACCGCCTCGGCGCGTTCACCAGTGCCGGCAAGCGCGCCAGCTTCCCCCTCAGCCTCAAATACGCCCGCCCGGTCACGGCGCAGCGCATGGCCCTGATCGGCAATGCGGCCCAGGCCATGCACCCCGTGGCGGGACAGGGGTTCAATCTCGGTCTGCGCGATGCCTGGGAACTGGGTGAGGAAATCCTCAACACCCCCCATGCCGAGATCGGCGGCCCGGCCATGCTGCAGCATTACCGCGAGGGGCGCCGCCGCGATACCGGCGGCAGCATCCTGTTCACCGACCTGCTGGTGCGGCTGTTCTCCAACGATTACGCGGGCGTCGGCCTCGGGCGCGGGCTCGGGCTGGCGGCGCTGGACCTGCTGCCGGCGGCCAAGCGCCTGGTCGCGCGAAAGATGATATTCGGAGCAAAGGGCTGA
- a CDS encoding septal ring lytic transglycosylase RlpA family protein, with the protein MTRFHKIGFLLAAVAAFQLSGCSSVAPRAERPASVAAKPIKGGGYYLDDGPGDNPPANLDAIPDAEPRLEPLHKFANRPYTVLGQTYTPATQLGPYKARGIASWYGRRYHGQKTAVGDTYDMYTMSAAHPTLPIPSYARVTNLSNGKSVVVRINDRGPFHSNRLIDLSYTAAYKLGVLNGGTNQVEVESIDPGNYQVATGKPAVNTAAAGPVPLQPTPAAVAQPLAPPAEKIAATPAVPPATGADGSVFLQLGAFSSRENAENFSGKMKLGLGALVEKIQIVDAGGLFRVRLGPYASRSEASQVASQIGQAANISPVIAR; encoded by the coding sequence ATGACCCGTTTCCATAAAATCGGTTTCCTCCTCGCCGCTGTGGCAGCTTTCCAGCTGTCCGGCTGTTCCTCGGTCGCGCCGCGCGCAGAACGTCCGGCAAGCGTTGCCGCCAAGCCGATCAAGGGCGGCGGCTATTATCTCGACGACGGCCCGGGCGACAATCCCCCCGCCAATCTCGACGCCATACCCGACGCCGAACCCAGGCTCGAACCCTTGCACAAGTTCGCCAACCGGCCCTACACCGTGCTGGGCCAGACCTATACCCCGGCCACCCAGCTCGGCCCGTACAAGGCGCGCGGCATCGCTTCCTGGTACGGCCGCCGCTACCACGGCCAGAAAACGGCGGTGGGCGATACCTACGACATGTACACCATGAGTGCCGCCCACCCCACGCTGCCCATCCCCAGCTACGCCCGGGTGACCAACCTCAGCAACGGCAAGTCCGTCGTGGTGCGCATCAACGACCGCGGACCGTTCCACAGCAACCGCCTGATCGACCTTTCCTACACCGCCGCTTACAAGCTGGGCGTGCTGAACGGCGGCACCAACCAGGTCGAGGTGGAAAGCATCGACCCCGGCAATTACCAGGTGGCGACCGGCAAGCCCGCGGTCAATACCGCCGCGGCCGGCCCCGTTCCGCTGCAGCCCACGCCGGCTGCCGTGGCGCAACCGCTGGCACCGCCTGCCGAGAAAATCGCCGCCACACCGGCCGTGCCGCCGGCCACCGGCGCGGATGGCAGCGTATTCCTGCAGCTCGGCGCCTTCAGCTCGCGCGAAAATGCCGAGAATTTCAGCGGCAAGATGAAGCTGGGCCTGGGGGCGCTGGTGGAAAAAATCCAGATCGTCGACGCCGGCGGTCTGTTCCGCGTGCGCCTCGGGCCGTACGCCAGCCGTTCCGAAGCCAGTCAGGTGGCGAGCCAGATCGGCCAGGCGGCGAATATTTCTCCGGTCATTGCGCGCTAA
- a CDS encoding UbiH/UbiF family hydroxylase, with protein MDFDIVIVGAGLVGASLAMALKDSGLKLALIEGRAPAPLPQDDSWDARIYAVNPANARFLDQSGVWGGLDQSRIAPVHEMHVWGDDAAARLDFTAYQAGVAELAFIAESRLMQDGLWRALQGQSNVEIFCPAACAALEVADDAAILALQDGRVLRSKLVVGADGRESWVRAHAGFEAKPREYRQSGVVANFTVEKPHRNCAYQWFREDGILAYLPLPDNKISIVWSAYEPVAQELLALPGDEFCRRVQEAGKNTLGELQLITPPAAFSLRLLNLEHLVKPRVALIGDAAHNVHPLSGQGVNLGFQDAHQLAQVLLQREAQRDCGDHFLLRRYERARKEDILAMQLVTDGLHKLFNNADPLLRTLRNTGLSLTNHLGGLKNRLMRHAIGELG; from the coding sequence ATGGATTTTGACATCGTAATAGTAGGCGCGGGCCTGGTGGGCGCTTCGCTCGCCATGGCGCTTAAGGACAGCGGGCTCAAGCTGGCGCTGATCGAGGGTCGCGCACCGGCGCCGCTGCCCCAGGACGACAGCTGGGACGCGCGCATCTACGCGGTCAACCCGGCCAACGCCCGTTTTCTCGACCAGTCCGGCGTGTGGGGCGGCCTCGACCAAAGCCGCATCGCGCCGGTGCATGAAATGCACGTGTGGGGCGACGATGCGGCGGCGCGGCTCGATTTCACGGCATACCAGGCCGGGGTGGCGGAACTCGCCTTCATCGCCGAGAGCCGCCTGATGCAGGATGGCTTGTGGCGTGCCCTGCAGGGGCAGTCCAACGTGGAAATCTTCTGCCCCGCCGCCTGCGCCGCGCTGGAAGTCGCCGACGATGCCGCCATCCTGGCCCTGCAGGACGGCCGCGTGCTGCGCAGCAAGCTGGTGGTCGGCGCGGACGGGCGAGAATCCTGGGTGCGCGCCCATGCCGGCTTCGAGGCCAAGCCGCGCGAATATCGCCAGTCCGGCGTGGTGGCGAACTTCACGGTCGAGAAGCCGCACCGCAATTGCGCCTACCAGTGGTTCCGCGAGGACGGCATCCTGGCTTACCTGCCTTTGCCCGACAACAAGATCTCCATCGTCTGGTCGGCTTACGAACCCGTGGCGCAGGAACTGCTGGCGCTGCCCGGCGACGAATTCTGCCGCCGCGTGCAGGAGGCCGGCAAGAACACCCTGGGCGAACTGCAGCTGATTACGCCGCCCGCCGCCTTCTCGCTGCGCCTGCTCAACCTCGAGCACCTGGTCAAGCCGCGCGTGGCGCTGATCGGGGATGCCGCCCACAACGTCCACCCACTCTCCGGGCAGGGCGTCAATCTCGGTTTCCAGGACGCCCACCAGCTCGCCCAGGTACTGCTGCAGCGCGAAGCGCAACGCGATTGCGGCGACCATTTCCTGCTGCGCCGCTACGAAAGGGCGCGCAAGGAAGACATCCTGGCCATGCAACTGGTCACCGACGGGCTGCACAAACTTTTCAACAACGCCGATCCCCTGCTGCGCACCTTGCGCAACACCGGCCTGAGCCTGACCAATCACCTCGGCGGCCTGAAAAACCGGCTGATGCGCCATGCCATCGGGGAACTCGGTTAA
- a CDS encoding D-amino acid aminotransferase produces MVYLNGAFLPLEDARVPVLDRGFIFGDGVYEVIPVYSRHPFRLAEHLQRLQHSLDGIRLANPHSDVEWRELIREMIARNEGEDQYLYLHITRGVAKRDHAFPKDTPPTVFMMSSPLLPAAQALREHGVAAITAPDNRWLRCDIKAISLLPNVLLRQLAVDAGAAETVMLRDGFLSEGAASNIFVVKDGVLLAPPKDHLMLPGITYDVVLELAAAHGIPSRVGPVAEDTLRSADEIWLTSSTREVQAITRLDGSAVGAGEPGPLFQKMDRFYQDYKATIMRQPSL; encoded by the coding sequence ATAGTCTATCTGAACGGCGCCTTCCTCCCGCTGGAAGACGCCCGCGTGCCGGTGCTGGACCGCGGCTTCATCTTCGGCGACGGCGTGTACGAGGTAATCCCGGTCTACTCTCGCCATCCTTTCCGCCTTGCCGAGCATTTGCAGCGCCTGCAGCACAGCCTGGACGGCATTCGCCTCGCCAATCCCCATTCCGATGTCGAATGGCGTGAACTGATACGGGAAATGATCGCGCGCAACGAGGGCGAGGACCAGTACCTTTACCTGCACATCACGCGCGGCGTGGCCAAGCGCGACCACGCTTTCCCCAAGGACACGCCGCCCACGGTGTTCATGATGAGCAGCCCGCTGCTGCCCGCCGCCCAGGCGCTGCGGGAACACGGCGTGGCGGCGATAACGGCGCCGGACAACCGCTGGCTGCGCTGCGACATCAAGGCCATTTCGCTGCTGCCCAACGTGCTGCTGCGCCAGCTGGCGGTGGATGCCGGCGCCGCCGAAACCGTGATGCTGCGCGACGGGTTTCTCAGCGAAGGCGCGGCCAGCAATATTTTCGTCGTCAAGGATGGCGTTCTGCTTGCTCCGCCCAAGGATCACCTGATGCTGCCGGGGATTACTTACGACGTGGTGCTGGAACTGGCAGCCGCCCACGGCATTCCTTCCCGCGTGGGACCGGTGGCCGAAGACACGCTGCGCAGTGCGGATGAGATCTGGCTGACTTCTTCCACCCGGGAAGTGCAGGCCATCACCCGACTTGACGGCAGTGCCGTAGGTGCCGGCGAGCCCGGGCCTCTGTTCCAAAAAATGGACCGGTTTTACCAGGATTACAAGGCCACCATCATGCGCCAGCCCTCGCTATGA
- a CDS encoding YbeD family protein, translated as MNDQDTNNQETLLEFPCAFPIKIMGRMEDGFVATMVEVVLRHAPDFDAASVTMKASSSNKYLSLTCTINATSKRQLDDLYREISAHPLVVMAL; from the coding sequence ATGAACGATCAGGACACGAACAACCAGGAAACCCTGCTGGAATTTCCCTGCGCCTTCCCCATCAAGATCATGGGGCGCATGGAGGACGGTTTCGTCGCCACCATGGTGGAAGTCGTGCTGCGCCACGCGCCGGATTTCGACGCCGCCAGCGTGACCATGAAAGCCAGCAGCAGCAACAAGTATCTGTCCCTCACCTGTACCATCAACGCCACCTCGAAACGGCAGCTCGACGATCTCTACCGCGAAATCAGCGCGCATCCGCTGGTGGTAATGGCTCTTTGA
- a CDS encoding DsbC family protein, which produces MFSLKNLAAPLLFALLTASAHADEALIKKTIEAKFPGAKVQTVSKTPYAGLYEVLMEGPQLAYADEKANYLFMGSVLDLNAQKNLTEERFQKLTAVKFDTLPLDTAIKVVKGNGSRKIAVFADADCPYCKKFESELQNVTNITVYTFLFPLDQLHPEAGKKSKQIWCAPDRAKAWEDWMLRNTLPKNDGSCANPLAKTAELGKKLNIQGTPAIIFTDGTRVPGAIPAAKLEQILGGKAGK; this is translated from the coding sequence ATGTTCTCTCTCAAAAACCTTGCCGCGCCGCTGCTGTTTGCCCTGCTGACCGCCTCGGCACACGCCGACGAAGCCCTGATCAAGAAAACCATCGAGGCCAAGTTTCCCGGCGCCAAGGTGCAGACGGTAAGCAAGACCCCTTATGCCGGCCTTTACGAAGTACTGATGGAAGGTCCGCAACTGGCCTATGCCGACGAAAAGGCCAATTACCTTTTCATGGGTTCGGTGCTGGACCTCAATGCCCAGAAAAACCTTACTGAAGAGCGCTTCCAGAAACTGACCGCGGTGAAATTCGACACCCTGCCGCTGGATACCGCCATCAAGGTGGTAAAGGGCAACGGCAGCCGCAAGATCGCCGTATTCGCCGATGCCGATTGCCCTTACTGCAAGAAATTCGAGTCCGAACTGCAGAACGTGACCAATATCACGGTTTACACCTTCCTTTTCCCGCTCGACCAGTTGCACCCGGAAGCCGGCAAGAAATCGAAACAGATCTGGTGCGCGCCGGACCGTGCCAAGGCCTGGGAAGACTGGATGCTGCGCAACACCCTGCCGAAAAATGACGGCAGCTGCGCCAACCCCCTGGCAAAAACGGCGGAACTGGGCAAGAAGCTCAACATCCAGGGCACGCCCGCGATCATCTTTACCGATGGCACCCGCGTGCCCGGCGCCATCCCGGCCGCAAAACTGGAACAGATACTGGGCGGCAAAGCCGGAAAGTAA
- a CDS encoding DUF1456 family protein, with amino-acid sequence MINNDVLRSIRYALDLSDAQVVAMIKLAERDVESADVASFLKKEDEEGFVECADDVLSAFLDGLIVHRRGKMEPRPETDKKPERRLTNNAILKKLRVAFELKEEDMHKVLELAGFGVSKPELSALFRQKGHKNYRACGDQLLRNFLKGLVIRLRGDKQ; translated from the coding sequence GTGATCAACAACGACGTGTTGCGCAGCATCCGCTATGCACTGGACCTGAGCGACGCGCAGGTGGTGGCGATGATCAAACTGGCCGAGCGCGACGTCGAGTCAGCCGATGTCGCGAGTTTCCTGAAGAAGGAAGACGAGGAAGGTTTCGTCGAGTGCGCCGACGATGTCCTGTCCGCGTTTCTGGATGGCTTGATCGTTCACCGCAGGGGCAAGATGGAACCGCGCCCGGAGACGGACAAGAAGCCGGAACGGCGTTTGACCAACAATGCCATTCTGAAAAAGCTGCGCGTGGCTTTCGAGCTGAAAGAAGAGGATATGCACAAGGTTCTGGAACTCGCCGGGTTCGGCGTGTCTAAACCCGAGCTGAGCGCGTTGTTCAGGCAAAAGGGCCACAAAAATTACCGGGCATGCGGCGATCAGCTGCTGAGGAATTTCCTCAAGGGCCTGGTAATCCGGCTGAGAGGCGACAAGCAGTAA
- the lipA gene encoding lipoyl synthase: MADPKLHKGAAKTSRIPIKIVPQEPLRKPAWIRSKVSSGGKFGEIKHILREHGLHTVCEEAACPNIGECFSHGTATFMILGDLCTRRCPFCDVGHGKPLPPDAGEPEQLARTIAAMKLKYVVVTSVDRDDLRDGGAGHFAACIGAVRAASPHTRIETLVPDFRGRLDVALEILGDQPPDVLNHNLETVPRLYKQARPGADYAHSLQLLQAFKQKHPGIPTKSGLMVGLGETDEEILTVMRDLRAHEVDMLTIGQYLQPSRHHLPVTRFVTPEQFEEFARAAKEMGFKNAACGPMVRSSYHADLQASDVTGEKQ, encoded by the coding sequence ATGGCTGACCCAAAACTTCACAAAGGCGCCGCCAAGACGTCGCGCATCCCCATCAAGATCGTGCCCCAGGAGCCGCTGCGCAAGCCTGCGTGGATACGCAGCAAGGTTTCGTCGGGCGGCAAGTTCGGCGAGATCAAGCACATCCTGCGCGAGCACGGCCTGCACACGGTGTGCGAGGAAGCCGCCTGCCCCAACATCGGCGAGTGCTTCAGCCACGGCACTGCCACGTTCATGATCCTCGGCGACCTGTGCACGCGGCGCTGCCCGTTCTGCGACGTGGGCCACGGCAAGCCCCTGCCGCCGGACGCCGGTGAACCTGAGCAGCTGGCGCGCACCATCGCCGCCATGAAGCTGAAATACGTGGTCGTCACCAGCGTCGACCGCGACGACCTGCGCGATGGCGGGGCCGGCCATTTCGCCGCCTGCATCGGCGCGGTGCGCGCAGCTTCGCCGCATACCCGCATCGAAACCCTGGTGCCCGATTTCCGCGGCCGCCTGGACGTGGCGCTGGAGATTCTCGGCGACCAGCCGCCGGACGTGCTCAACCACAACCTGGAAACCGTGCCGCGCCTCTACAAGCAGGCCCGTCCCGGCGCCGATTACGCCCACTCGCTGCAGCTGCTGCAGGCTTTCAAGCAAAAACACCCGGGCATCCCCACCAAATCCGGCCTGATGGTCGGGCTGGGCGAGACCGACGAGGAAATCCTCACCGTGATGCGCGACCTGCGCGCCCACGAGGTGGACATGCTGACCATCGGCCAGTATCTGCAGCCCTCGCGCCACCACCTGCCGGTCACGCGCTTCGTGACGCCGGAACAGTTCGAGGAATTCGCGCGGGCGGCAAAGGAAATGGGATTCAAGAATGCCGCCTGCGGACCAATGGTGCGATCCAGCTACCATGCGGATTTGCAGGCTTCTGATGTAACTGGAGAAAAGCAGTGA
- the pepP gene encoding Xaa-Pro aminopeptidase, whose amino-acid sequence MSNVQVYQQRRQRLAAAMGAGVAVIPTAPERVRNRDSHFPFRFDSYFHYLTGFSEPEAVLVLLAGNPHKSILFCREKNLEREIWDGFRHGPEGAKEAFGFDEAYPIAQLDEMLPKLLADQPSLFFHLGADSAWDARAVGWLNSVREQVRSGITAPGAIQDVRTLLDEMRLVKDAAEIATMRRAGEISAAAHIRAMQQTRPGRREFEIEAELLHEFRRHGAQAPAYTSIVAGGANACVLHYVFNDAPLKDGDLLLIDAGCELDGYAADITRTFPVNGKFSAAQKDVYELVLAAQAAALFHVKPGNHWNQPHEAALRVLAQGFIDFGLCHGSLDEVLEKESYKQFYMHRTGHWLGMDVHDVGEYKQGGEWRTLKPGMVLTVEPGCYIRPADNVPEHFWNIGIRIEDDAAVTNDGCEVLSAGAPKTVAEIEALMDKRNA is encoded by the coding sequence ATGAGCAACGTCCAAGTATATCAGCAACGCCGCCAGCGCCTCGCGGCCGCCATGGGCGCCGGGGTCGCGGTGATTCCCACGGCGCCGGAACGCGTGCGCAACCGGGATAGTCATTTCCCGTTTCGCTTCGACAGCTATTTTCATTACCTGACCGGCTTTTCTGAGCCGGAGGCAGTGCTGGTATTGCTGGCGGGCAACCCGCACAAGAGCATCCTGTTCTGCCGCGAGAAGAACCTCGAACGCGAGATCTGGGACGGCTTCCGCCATGGCCCCGAGGGAGCAAAAGAGGCGTTTGGCTTCGACGAAGCCTACCCCATCGCCCAGCTCGATGAAATGCTGCCCAAGCTGCTCGCCGACCAGCCCAGCCTGTTCTTCCACCTCGGCGCCGACAGCGCCTGGGACGCTCGCGCCGTCGGCTGGCTCAACAGCGTGCGCGAACAGGTGCGCAGCGGCATCACCGCACCGGGAGCGATCCAGGATGTGCGGACACTGCTGGACGAAATGCGCCTCGTCAAGGACGCCGCGGAAATCGCCACCATGCGCCGCGCCGGCGAGATTTCCGCCGCCGCCCACATCCGGGCGATGCAACAGACGCGGCCGGGCCGGCGCGAGTTCGAGATCGAGGCCGAGCTGCTGCACGAGTTCCGCCGCCACGGCGCCCAGGCACCGGCCTACACCTCCATCGTGGCGGGCGGGGCCAACGCCTGCGTGCTGCATTACGTGTTCAACGACGCCCCGCTCAAGGACGGCGACTTGCTGCTGATCGACGCCGGCTGCGAGCTGGACGGCTACGCCGCCGACATCACCCGCACCTTCCCAGTCAACGGAAAGTTCAGCGCGGCGCAGAAGGATGTCTACGAACTGGTGCTGGCGGCCCAAGCGGCCGCGCTGTTCCACGTGAAACCCGGCAACCACTGGAACCAGCCCCACGAAGCGGCGCTCAGGGTGCTGGCCCAGGGCTTTATCGACTTCGGCCTGTGCCACGGCAGCCTCGACGAAGTGCTGGAAAAGGAAAGCTACAAGCAGTTTTACATGCACCGCACCGGTCACTGGCTGGGCATGGACGTACACGACGTGGGCGAATACAAGCAGGGCGGCGAGTGGCGGACGCTCAAGCCGGGCATGGTGCTGACCGTTGAACCCGGCTGCTATATCCGTCCGGCCGACAACGTGCCGGAGCACTTCTGGAATATCGGCATCCGCATCGAGGACGATGCGGCAGTAACCAACGACGGCTGCGAGGTCCTCAGCGCCGGGGCACCGAAGACCGTGGCGGAGATCGAAGCTCTGATGGACAAAAGAAATGCTTAG
- the lipB gene encoding lipoyl(octanoyl) transferase LipB encodes MGGVLLTPHSSPLTRHLGLVEYQPTFDAMQDFTAQRGPATPDEIWLLQHPPVYTLGLAGKPEHLLRSSDIPVVKIDRGGQITYHGPGQVVAYILLDLKRHGIGVKELVRRMEQAVIDLLATHGVAAERRDKAPGVYVNEAKIAALGLRIRNNCSYHGLCLNVDMDLSPYANINPCGYPGLEVTQTCDQGVSADADTLADALARHLQQQLGYTQPLI; translated from the coding sequence GTGGGGGGGGTACTCCTCACTCCTCACTCCTCACCCCTCACTAGGCACTTAGGCCTTGTCGAATACCAACCGACCTTTGACGCCATGCAGGACTTCACGGCGCAACGAGGGCCTGCAACCCCGGACGAAATCTGGCTTTTGCAGCATCCGCCGGTTTACACCCTGGGCCTTGCCGGGAAGCCGGAACACCTGTTGCGCAGTAGCGACATCCCGGTGGTGAAGATCGACCGCGGCGGCCAGATCACTTACCACGGTCCGGGTCAGGTGGTGGCGTACATCCTGCTCGACCTCAAGCGGCACGGCATCGGCGTCAAGGAACTGGTGCGACGCATGGAACAGGCGGTGATCGACCTGCTGGCGACCCATGGCGTGGCGGCCGAGCGGCGCGACAAGGCGCCGGGCGTGTACGTGAACGAGGCCAAGATCGCCGCGCTGGGGTTGCGCATCCGAAACAATTGCAGCTACCACGGCCTGTGCCTGAATGTGGACATGGACCTTTCGCCTTACGCCAACATCAATCCCTGCGGCTACCCCGGGCTGGAAGTGACGCAAACCTGCGACCAAGGCGTGAGCGCCGATGCGGATACGCTGGCCGATGCGCTGGCGCGGCATCTTCAGCAGCAGTTGGGATATACTCAACCCCTTATTTGA